In the genome of Salinispirillum sp. LH 10-3-1, one region contains:
- a CDS encoding NADPH-dependent 2,4-dienoyl-CoA reductase encodes MHFPTLFSPLDLGPFTVPNRLIMGSMHTGLEESPKHFGRLAEFFRSRAAGGAALIITGGVSPSDAGRAMPGGAAMLTEADVELHRCIPDAVHQAGGRICLQLLHTGRYGFHPKVISSTNAQAPISPFQPHALSAEEIQAEIASFAEASRLAEMAGYDGVEIMGSEGYFINQFTSPALNDRTDEWGGSADNRQRLAVEIVKAVKAVVSDNFLIIFRISLLDLVPKGTPWSEVASLAKKLEAEGVHLLNSGIGWHESRVPTIASMVPHAAFKDATSRLKSIVGIPVAVTNRINMPDQAEALLAEGLADMATMARPWLADANWGVKAEQGHAEEINTCIGCNQACLDHVFVGKSVTCLVNPYALNEHKLQVVPAAVPKSIAVIGGGVAGMSAAVEAAERGHKVSLYERNETLGGQFLLAAAIPGKEDYAQTLRYFKARLAALGVTVHLGVEVTAQDLKEAGVSTVILATGVRPRVPELPGVERANVVRYDQLLSGEVAPASSVAVIGAGGIGFDVCEFLLHCDAPVTATKDFLQHWGIDCEDDAQGGLVKPQPQHAHRRIVLCQRSTTKPGKSLGKTTGWIHRTALRMGGVEHLVGVEYLRIDDEGLWYRLDGVEQCLAVEQVVLCSGQVSELGLQESLIEAGLGVHVIGGADKAAELDAKRAIRQGVDVVMALSA; translated from the coding sequence ATGCATTTCCCTACATTGTTTTCGCCACTTGACCTCGGCCCGTTCACGGTGCCCAATCGACTGATAATGGGCTCTATGCACACGGGATTGGAGGAGTCCCCCAAGCATTTTGGTCGACTCGCCGAGTTCTTCCGATCTCGTGCTGCTGGCGGTGCCGCATTGATTATCACAGGCGGGGTGTCGCCCTCTGATGCGGGTCGAGCAATGCCGGGTGGTGCTGCGATGCTGACGGAAGCCGACGTAGAATTGCATCGGTGTATCCCTGATGCGGTCCATCAAGCCGGTGGCCGTATCTGCTTGCAGTTGTTGCATACTGGTCGTTACGGCTTTCACCCCAAGGTCATCAGTTCAACGAACGCGCAGGCGCCCATATCGCCGTTTCAGCCTCATGCCCTCAGCGCTGAAGAGATTCAGGCCGAAATTGCCAGCTTTGCGGAGGCATCTCGCCTAGCCGAAATGGCGGGTTACGATGGCGTGGAGATCATGGGGTCCGAAGGGTACTTCATTAATCAGTTTACCTCGCCCGCCCTCAATGATCGAACGGATGAGTGGGGCGGCAGCGCAGACAACCGACAGCGCTTGGCAGTAGAAATAGTGAAAGCTGTTAAGGCCGTTGTGAGCGATAACTTCCTCATCATCTTCCGAATTTCCTTGTTGGATCTCGTACCAAAAGGAACGCCTTGGAGTGAAGTGGCTTCTCTAGCTAAGAAATTGGAAGCTGAAGGAGTGCATCTATTGAATTCGGGTATTGGTTGGCATGAATCGCGGGTGCCTACCATTGCCTCTATGGTGCCCCACGCGGCATTCAAAGATGCGACATCTCGTTTGAAATCCATTGTTGGTATCCCGGTCGCAGTAACCAATCGCATCAATATGCCAGACCAGGCCGAAGCTCTGCTGGCCGAAGGCCTTGCCGATATGGCAACCATGGCGCGGCCGTGGCTGGCGGATGCTAATTGGGGTGTAAAGGCAGAGCAGGGGCATGCTGAAGAAATCAACACCTGTATCGGCTGTAACCAAGCGTGCCTAGATCACGTCTTTGTGGGTAAATCAGTAACTTGTTTGGTCAACCCTTATGCCTTAAACGAACATAAATTGCAGGTTGTACCTGCTGCTGTACCGAAGTCTATCGCGGTCATTGGCGGCGGTGTGGCGGGTATGTCAGCAGCCGTTGAAGCGGCTGAGCGGGGGCATAAGGTCAGTTTGTATGAGCGCAATGAAACTTTGGGGGGGCAGTTCTTATTGGCAGCGGCCATCCCAGGTAAAGAAGACTATGCGCAGACATTGCGTTACTTCAAGGCTCGTTTAGCTGCATTGGGCGTGACGGTTCACCTAGGTGTAGAGGTGACTGCGCAGGATCTGAAGGAGGCGGGTGTGTCTACGGTGATCTTGGCGACCGGTGTGCGTCCGCGTGTGCCTGAATTGCCAGGAGTCGAGCGTGCGAACGTCGTTCGTTATGACCAACTGTTAAGTGGTGAGGTGGCTCCCGCCAGCAGTGTGGCCGTTATTGGTGCGGGTGGCATCGGCTTTGATGTCTGTGAGTTTTTGTTGCATTGTGATGCGCCGGTTACCGCAACGAAAGACTTCTTACAGCACTGGGGCATTGACTGCGAAGATGACGCACAAGGAGGCTTGGTGAAGCCGCAACCGCAGCATGCACATCGCCGTATTGTGCTCTGCCAGCGTTCTACCACAAAGCCCGGCAAGTCATTAGGTAAAACAACCGGATGGATTCATCGCACGGCATTGCGTATGGGTGGTGTGGAGCATTTGGTTGGCGTGGAATATTTGCGCATTGATGATGAGGGTCTGTGGTATCGCTTGGATGGTGTCGAGCAATGCCTTGCCGTTGAACAGGTGGTCTTGTGCAGTGGTCAGGTCTCTGAATTAGGTTTGCAAGAAAGCCTTATTGAGGCTGGACTTGGGGTGCACGTGATCGGCGGTGCGGACAAGGCTGCAGAGCTGGACGCTAAGCGCGCCATTCGTCAGGGCGTTGATGTGGTAATGGCGCTGTCTGCTTAA
- a CDS encoding pyridoxal-phosphate dependent enzyme: protein MLQALPHPLLVQHEVALFIWREDLNHAIISGNKWHKLQPWLRAAEAKQIRHLMSFGGRHSNHLHALAFACHQRHWRSTGWVRGHATQGMTATLSDCLRWGMRLHFVSRHQYRQRHSPAWFANAHAQWPEALIVPEGGTSELGVSGVKAWGLAMAAHLPAQASIMVPVGSGGTLAGLSRALATRFDIVAVPVFKAWQGHLAELSRTYQLPSVQVWPGAGKGFGRTSAEEAAFDAFFCQQFGLLLDPVYTLKVAWQFWRRLVAGEIPQGSTWVLLHTGGLQGRRDWETAAKRVQ, encoded by the coding sequence GTGTTGCAAGCCTTGCCCCATCCATTGTTGGTTCAACATGAGGTTGCTCTGTTTATCTGGCGGGAGGACCTGAACCACGCCATCATTTCAGGAAATAAGTGGCACAAACTTCAGCCATGGCTGCGAGCGGCGGAAGCTAAACAAATTCGCCATCTTATGTCATTCGGTGGTCGCCACTCGAATCATCTGCATGCTTTGGCTTTCGCGTGTCATCAACGCCATTGGCGCAGCACTGGCTGGGTGCGCGGGCACGCTACGCAAGGTATGACTGCAACCCTGTCCGATTGTTTACGCTGGGGTATGCGGTTGCACTTCGTCTCACGACATCAATACAGGCAACGTCATTCTCCCGCTTGGTTTGCTAATGCTCACGCCCAATGGCCAGAAGCGCTTATTGTGCCGGAAGGTGGTACGAGTGAGCTCGGGGTGTCTGGTGTGAAGGCCTGGGGGCTGGCGATGGCCGCGCATCTGCCTGCCCAGGCATCGATCATGGTGCCGGTCGGTTCAGGCGGGACCTTAGCGGGCCTGTCGCGGGCTTTGGCGACTCGGTTTGACATCGTGGCCGTGCCCGTGTTCAAAGCGTGGCAAGGGCACTTGGCGGAGCTTAGTCGAACCTACCAGCTGCCATCGGTGCAAGTCTGGCCGGGTGCTGGTAAAGGTTTTGGGCGAACTTCGGCTGAAGAAGCTGCTTTCGATGCATTTTTTTGCCAGCAGTTCGGTTTATTGTTAGACCCTGTTTATACCTTGAAAGTCGCATGGCAGTTTTGGCGTCGCCTCGTGGCGGGCGAAATACCCCAAGGCTCTACATGGGTGTTGCTTCATACGGGCGGCCTGCAAGGGCGCCGGGATTGGGAAACGGCCGCCAAGCGCGTACAATGA
- the ylqF gene encoding ribosome biogenesis GTPase YlqF, with amino-acid sequence MQIHWYPGHMHKAQRKIREIIHQVDVMIEVLDARLPLASRNSLLEEIRGDKPCLMILNKTDLADASVTKKWLAWYNQQSGITAYATHTGERRRLQDIPQLCKDMVPRRGIPGKPVRALIAGIPNVGKSTLINALAGRKVANTGNEPAVTKNQQKVAAGKYFQLLDTPGIMQPSPGDVLAGYRLATSGAIRATAMEFEEVALFAVDYLLQRYSGALAKRYQVDEASDDASLVLAEIAQRRGCIRDGDIDLHKASEIVLNELRAGKLGRISLEEPNRQLPYRLLPPEEPTEPESDESA; translated from the coding sequence TTGCAGATTCACTGGTATCCGGGCCACATGCACAAGGCCCAGCGGAAGATCCGCGAAATTATCCATCAAGTGGATGTGATGATTGAAGTGCTGGACGCTCGTCTGCCTTTGGCCAGCCGTAATTCCTTGCTGGAAGAAATTCGTGGCGATAAGCCCTGTCTGATGATTTTAAACAAGACCGACCTAGCCGATGCGTCCGTCACAAAAAAATGGCTGGCGTGGTACAACCAGCAGAGTGGTATCACTGCCTATGCGACGCATACGGGTGAGCGGCGGCGTCTGCAAGACATTCCTCAACTGTGTAAGGACATGGTGCCGCGGCGCGGTATACCCGGCAAACCGGTGCGTGCTCTCATTGCCGGTATTCCTAACGTGGGTAAGTCCACGCTGATCAATGCACTTGCCGGGCGCAAGGTTGCTAACACCGGCAATGAACCTGCAGTAACCAAAAACCAGCAAAAGGTCGCCGCTGGCAAGTATTTTCAGTTGCTGGACACGCCCGGCATCATGCAGCCATCGCCCGGTGATGTTCTGGCCGGTTATCGGCTGGCCACCAGTGGTGCTATTCGCGCCACCGCTATGGAGTTCGAAGAGGTGGCGCTGTTCGCTGTCGATTATTTGTTGCAGCGCTATTCGGGGGCTCTTGCCAAGCGCTACCAGGTTGACGAGGCCAGTGATGATGCGAGCTTGGTATTGGCCGAGATCGCGCAGCGCCGTGGCTGTATTCGCGATGGCGATATCGACTTGCATAAGGCCAGTGAGATCGTGTTGAACGAGCTACGCGCCGGAAAACTGGGCCGTATCAGTTTGGAAGAGCCGAACCGGCAGCTACCCTATCGGCTGCTGCCGCCAGAAGAGCCGACCGAGCCCGAGTCGGACGAGAGCGCTTAG
- a CDS encoding SDR family oxidoreductase — translation MVVVITGVGRRLGLALAQHFLAQGDQVVGTFRSHYPELEELRAQGADITELELTDLTAVQHWATQKAEKYPSIDVLIHNASAFKPTADNHVQGLSDLALFTCVHMQVPYVLNEVFSANLRASTQRHGNIIHITDIYVKKPNPTFSLYCASKAGLQSLNDSYAQTLAPDVRVNAIQPGPLAFLPEHSEAAKEKVLAATPLATLGGFEPVVQAVDFILSNDYLTGASLAIDGGRSLRI, via the coding sequence ATGGTGGTAGTCATTACCGGTGTTGGCCGACGTCTCGGCTTAGCATTAGCTCAGCATTTTCTAGCTCAAGGCGACCAAGTGGTGGGAACCTTTCGTAGTCACTATCCTGAGTTGGAAGAGCTGCGTGCACAAGGTGCTGACATCACAGAGCTTGAGCTGACCGACCTAACTGCAGTGCAGCACTGGGCCACACAAAAAGCCGAAAAGTACCCATCCATCGACGTACTCATTCACAATGCATCGGCTTTTAAGCCAACCGCAGACAACCACGTTCAAGGCCTGTCCGACTTAGCACTGTTCACCTGCGTGCACATGCAGGTGCCCTATGTCTTAAATGAAGTATTCAGTGCCAATTTACGCGCCAGCACCCAGCGCCATGGCAACATCATTCACATAACCGATATCTACGTGAAGAAGCCTAACCCGACGTTTAGCCTTTACTGTGCCAGCAAGGCTGGCCTACAAAGTCTCAACGACAGCTACGCACAAACACTGGCGCCGGACGTGCGGGTTAACGCCATTCAACCCGGACCGTTGGCATTCCTGCCCGAGCACTCGGAAGCCGCCAAAGAAAAGGTGTTGGCCGCTACACCCTTGGCAACGCTCGGTGGTTTTGAACCGGTTGTACAAGCGGTGGACTTTATTTTGTCCAACGACTATCTGACCGGGGCCAGCCTGGCCATAGACGGTGGGCGCTCGCTCAGAATCTAA
- a CDS encoding sugar efflux transporter — MTSTTAKHWTAFWLSPIIVRLLFLALMLGLAGAAVFPVLSTHLATGLGISPLWIGLFFLLNTAAGIGVSHYLAKASDKGLSRIGILWVAVTISALGSIAMGYTTHYGLLLVVGMLWFGLSSTAQPQLFALAREQVDDQHAALFQSVMRASISLSWIAGPPLAYLLFEAIGFTRLMWITGGMFFISLTLLPGLKDSALVAAQQTPLPANRRIKWLFIMLAAVFAANSMYIVYMPLYLRETLGIMGIAPGLLMGLAAGLEIPLMIGAGAMAHRWPLFRPLWIAVVGGAVFYLGIYLFSSFAWLLVLQIFNAVLIGLAAGIGISVFQALMRDRLGMASTLYSNAIKTGGLVGAGFGGLLAEVAGYQNVFLGSLALIGVAILALWQCAHPRHNVLKSRTEI; from the coding sequence ATGACCTCCACCACTGCCAAACATTGGACCGCTTTCTGGCTCTCTCCAATCATCGTTCGCTTACTCTTCCTGGCCTTGATGTTGGGCTTGGCGGGTGCCGCTGTGTTCCCGGTACTGAGTACACATTTAGCGACTGGGCTGGGTATATCGCCACTGTGGATTGGTCTGTTCTTTTTGTTAAATACCGCGGCTGGTATTGGCGTCAGTCATTACTTAGCGAAAGCCTCGGACAAGGGGCTGAGTCGCATCGGGATTCTATGGGTTGCTGTCACCATCAGTGCTTTGGGGTCTATTGCCATGGGTTACACCACCCACTATGGACTTCTACTGGTGGTTGGCATGCTGTGGTTTGGCTTGTCGTCAACGGCGCAACCACAGCTGTTCGCATTGGCGCGCGAACAGGTAGACGACCAGCACGCGGCGCTATTTCAATCGGTCATGCGAGCCAGTATATCGCTCAGCTGGATTGCCGGACCACCCCTTGCCTACTTGCTCTTTGAAGCCATAGGTTTCACCCGTCTGATGTGGATTACCGGCGGCATGTTTTTTATCTCACTGACGCTACTGCCGGGACTAAAAGACTCAGCACTGGTCGCTGCGCAACAAACGCCACTGCCGGCCAATCGTCGCATTAAATGGCTCTTTATAATGCTGGCGGCCGTCTTTGCCGCAAACAGCATGTACATCGTTTATATGCCGCTGTATTTGCGCGAAACGCTGGGCATTATGGGTATAGCCCCAGGTCTGCTGATGGGCCTAGCCGCTGGCTTGGAGATTCCCTTGATGATTGGCGCCGGAGCCATGGCACACCGCTGGCCATTGTTCCGACCTCTTTGGATCGCGGTCGTGGGTGGCGCGGTCTTCTATCTGGGCATCTACCTGTTCTCGAGCTTTGCGTGGTTGCTCGTCTTGCAAATTTTCAATGCTGTTTTGATTGGCTTGGCGGCTGGCATCGGTATCAGCGTATTTCAGGCGCTGATGCGCGATCGGCTAGGCATGGCATCGACACTCTATTCCAACGCGATCAAGACCGGCGGATTGGTAGGCGCAGGTTTTGGTGGACTGCTGGCCGAGGTGGCAGGCTATCAGAATGTCTTTCTGGGCAGTTTAGCCCTTATTGGAGTGGCGATTCTGGCCCTGTGGCAATGCGCGCACCCACGACATAATGTCTTAAAAAGCCGCACTGAAATTTGA
- a CDS encoding asparaginase yields MKLLLIYTGGTIGMVPSDRGWRPQPGYLESRIRTHLRQEGLTLSFDWLEYMPLIDSSQIETGHWNKLATDIIGHYADYDGFVVLHGTDTMAYTTAALSFMLRGTRKPVIVTGSQVPVWEAHTDGLDNVVLALHNAQRRDLHEVYLAFNNALFHGAHVTKVDTDGFKTFDAPHGIHLAEVTSGDQAQPRFIPSSDEPIEIYHCLPGIPLTGLRALLKTKPRALIMLTYGSGNAPDTPELRDLLTTAHKQGTLLINRSQCYRANVDMDRYEAAAALRETGMIGSGTMTLEALVAKLRVLFTVFDSDIDIAQHLLTPWTQELPSPKAH; encoded by the coding sequence ATGAAACTCTTACTGATCTATACCGGTGGCACCATCGGCATGGTGCCTTCTGACCGTGGCTGGCGACCACAGCCAGGCTACTTGGAATCACGCATTCGCACCCACTTGCGCCAAGAAGGCCTAACTCTGTCATTTGATTGGCTAGAGTACATGCCACTGATCGATTCATCGCAAATCGAAACGGGACATTGGAACAAGCTGGCAACGGATATCATTGGGCACTACGCCGATTATGATGGTTTTGTGGTACTGCACGGCACTGACACCATGGCCTACACCACGGCTGCATTGAGCTTTATGCTGCGCGGTACTCGTAAGCCGGTTATTGTGACGGGCAGCCAAGTGCCGGTATGGGAAGCGCATACGGATGGTTTAGACAATGTGGTATTGGCACTCCACAATGCGCAGCGCAGAGACCTGCACGAGGTCTATCTGGCCTTTAACAACGCGTTGTTCCACGGCGCCCATGTAACCAAAGTGGATACCGATGGGTTTAAGACCTTCGATGCACCGCATGGCATTCACCTTGCCGAGGTGACATCTGGTGATCAAGCACAGCCGCGCTTCATTCCATCCAGTGATGAACCCATTGAAATATACCATTGCTTGCCAGGCATACCCCTGACCGGATTACGTGCACTACTTAAGACCAAACCTCGCGCATTGATCATGTTGACCTATGGCAGCGGTAACGCACCCGACACGCCGGAGTTACGTGACTTACTGACAACGGCCCACAAACAAGGCACCCTACTGATCAATCGTAGCCAGTGCTATCGCGCCAATGTGGACATGGACCGTTACGAGGCCGCCGCCGCACTCCGAGAGACAGGCATGATCGGCAGTGGCACCATGACACTTGAAGCATTGGTTGCTAAATTACGCGTCTTGTTTACGGTTTTTGACTCCGATATAGACATCGCGCAACATCTGCTGACGCCATGGACGCAAGAACTGCCATCCCCAAAGGCGCATTAG
- a CDS encoding DNA recombination protein RmuC — translation MLLDTLFAASPAFWLGSLIAVSSLSLAGWSLWRGQRLAVERERAWAELAVLRPQIQQQREQIETQRSTNERLEDELRQSERSWFNTRSQLERELALARNELDSERRQMEEKIALLENSEQRLNSQFENLANRIFEQKQQTFAKSSQDNLNNLMQPMREQLKDFRQRVEQVYEKDTDDRRELRLQLASLRQLNEEMNQEARALTNALKGEKKLQGNWGEMLLERILEESGLRKGHEYDTQLSFTGKDGSRQQPDAVIHLPDQKDVIVDAKVSLVSFERYCNTEDDERALHLKGHLKAVRNQMENLTAKNYEDIAELKTLDFVLMFVPIEAAFLLAMENDPQLFRDAFDRNIILVSPSTLLAVLKTIHNIWRNEQQNRNAQTIAEEAGKLYDHFVRFTESLQDVQKHLRKTQESMDQSMNRLSSGRGNLVGRVENLRKLGARNKKHLALVDESDSELPLEEDNE, via the coding sequence ATGCTTTTGGACACCCTTTTTGCCGCCTCACCGGCGTTCTGGCTTGGCTCGCTTATAGCGGTGTCTAGCCTTTCGCTTGCAGGCTGGTCACTGTGGCGCGGTCAGCGTTTGGCGGTCGAACGTGAGCGCGCTTGGGCTGAGTTAGCGGTATTGCGTCCGCAAATTCAGCAGCAACGCGAACAGATTGAAACGCAACGTTCGACGAATGAGCGGTTAGAGGACGAGCTGCGGCAGTCCGAGCGCAGTTGGTTTAATACGCGCAGCCAGCTGGAGCGAGAACTGGCCTTGGCGCGCAATGAGCTCGACAGCGAACGGCGGCAAATGGAAGAAAAGATTGCCTTACTGGAAAACTCCGAGCAGCGCCTGAACAGCCAGTTTGAGAATCTGGCGAATCGTATTTTTGAGCAAAAGCAGCAGACGTTCGCCAAGTCCAGCCAAGATAATCTCAATAACCTCATGCAGCCCATGCGTGAGCAGTTAAAGGATTTCCGGCAGCGCGTTGAGCAGGTGTATGAAAAAGACACCGATGATCGCCGAGAACTGCGCTTGCAGCTAGCCAGCTTGCGCCAACTCAACGAAGAAATGAACCAAGAAGCGCGCGCTTTGACCAACGCCCTCAAAGGTGAAAAAAAGTTGCAAGGCAACTGGGGCGAAATGCTACTGGAACGCATTCTGGAAGAGAGCGGGTTGCGTAAGGGCCACGAATACGACACCCAGCTCAGCTTCACCGGTAAAGATGGCAGCCGCCAGCAGCCGGATGCGGTGATTCACCTGCCAGATCAGAAAGACGTGATCGTCGACGCCAAAGTATCGCTGGTCAGTTTTGAGCGCTACTGCAATACCGAAGACGACGAGCGGGCGCTGCATCTCAAGGGGCACTTAAAGGCCGTACGCAACCAGATGGAGAATCTGACAGCCAAGAATTATGAAGACATCGCCGAGTTGAAAACACTGGACTTTGTGCTGATGTTTGTGCCGATCGAAGCGGCATTTTTACTGGCCATGGAGAACGACCCGCAGTTGTTCCGCGATGCGTTTGACCGCAACATTATTCTGGTCAGCCCCAGCACACTGCTCGCCGTCCTCAAAACCATCCACAACATTTGGCGCAACGAACAGCAAAACCGCAACGCGCAGACCATTGCTGAAGAAGCGGGCAAGCTGTACGACCATTTTGTGCGGTTTACTGAATCACTGCAGGACGTGCAAAAACATCTGCGCAAAACACAAGAAAGCATGGACCAGTCCATGAATCGACTGTCCAGCGGGCGGGGTAACCTGGTCGGACGTGTGGAGAACCTGCGAAAACTGGGCGCGCGGAATAAGAAACACTTGGCACTGGTCGATGAGTCGGACAGCGAACTGCCATTGGAGGAAGACAACGAATGA
- a CDS encoding NAD(P)-dependent oxidoreductase — protein sequence MSDVTNVAFIGLGVMGYPMAGHLQRAGHKTCVYNRTTAKAEQWAAEYSGRFAPTPALAAQGAAVVCLCVGNDDDVRSVVYGEDGVLSQMSPGAVLVDHTTTSATLAEELASACAERQIHFIDAPVSGGQAGAENGRLTIMCGGEADVFAQVNPILSAYAAHIQLMGTHGQGQRCKMVNQVLIAGILQGLSEGVTLAQAAGLNMDEVITALQQGAAGSWQLNNRASTMAQGKFDFGFAIDWMRKDLGIVLDEAQRLGVNLPLAAETDQRYRRLQEQGFGRMDTSVLIRALKLQ from the coding sequence ATGAGTGACGTGACGAACGTAGCCTTCATTGGCTTGGGCGTAATGGGTTACCCCATGGCTGGGCACTTACAGCGCGCAGGACATAAGACCTGTGTCTACAACCGCACTACCGCCAAAGCCGAACAATGGGCCGCCGAGTACAGTGGGCGGTTTGCGCCGACGCCGGCATTGGCTGCGCAGGGTGCAGCTGTGGTGTGTCTGTGTGTCGGTAACGACGATGATGTACGCAGTGTGGTGTACGGTGAAGACGGCGTTTTAAGCCAGATGTCACCCGGTGCCGTGCTGGTGGACCATACCACCACCAGTGCTACGTTGGCCGAAGAGCTTGCAAGTGCTTGTGCTGAACGACAAATTCACTTTATTGATGCCCCTGTGTCCGGTGGTCAAGCCGGTGCAGAGAACGGCCGGTTGACCATTATGTGTGGAGGAGAAGCTGACGTATTCGCGCAGGTTAACCCCATTTTGAGTGCTTACGCTGCGCATATTCAGTTGATGGGAACGCACGGCCAAGGGCAGCGTTGCAAGATGGTCAATCAAGTGCTGATCGCGGGCATATTGCAAGGGCTCAGCGAAGGCGTCACTTTGGCGCAAGCGGCGGGTTTGAATATGGACGAGGTGATCACAGCCTTGCAGCAGGGGGCCGCAGGCTCATGGCAGTTGAATAATCGCGCCAGCACCATGGCGCAGGGCAAGTTTGATTTTGGTTTTGCCATCGACTGGATGCGCAAGGACTTAGGTATTGTGTTGGACGAAGCTCAGCGCCTCGGCGTGAATCTGCCATTGGCGGCGGAAACAGACCAGCGTTATAGGCGACTGCAAGAGCAAGGCTTTGGGCGCATGGATACGTCTGTGTTGATTCGAGCATTAAAACTTCAATAA
- the folX gene encoding dihydroneopterin triphosphate 2'-epimerase, whose protein sequence is MIQQADNQAKIQIKNLRLRTYVGIKEEEIKNKQDVVLNLVILFDGTGAWNAEEIEKTLNYRTICKEVINFVEGTRFALLEKMTRDVLDLVMSHPEVQYASVEIDKVAALRFADSVSMTLQATR, encoded by the coding sequence GTGATTCAACAAGCCGATAATCAAGCCAAGATTCAGATCAAAAACCTCCGCCTGCGTACTTACGTGGGCATTAAAGAAGAAGAAATTAAGAACAAGCAGGATGTGGTGTTGAACTTGGTTATCTTGTTCGACGGCACAGGGGCCTGGAACGCTGAAGAAATCGAAAAAACCCTGAACTACCGCACCATCTGCAAAGAAGTGATTAATTTCGTCGAAGGCACTCGCTTTGCGTTGCTGGAAAAGATGACCCGCGATGTATTGGACCTTGTGATGTCGCATCCCGAAGTGCAGTACGCATCGGTTGAGATCGACAAGGTCGCTGCACTGCGCTTTGCCGATTCGGTGTCGATGACACTGCAAGCTACACGCTGA
- the bcp gene encoding thioredoxin-dependent thiol peroxidase — protein MAEARLLTEGTPAPAFTTLNQNGETVSLSDFSGKKVVLYFYPKAMTPGCTTQACGIRDTRAEFEQRNTVVLGVSPDAPKRLLKFIEKENLNFDLLSDEDLALCNAYGVWGLKKFMGKEYDGVHRVTYVIDEQGIIRHVMGKVTTKSHHDDVLKVVDSL, from the coding sequence ATGGCAGAAGCAAGATTATTGACCGAAGGCACTCCAGCACCGGCGTTCACCACATTGAACCAGAACGGAGAAACGGTGTCGTTGAGTGATTTCTCGGGCAAGAAAGTGGTACTGTATTTCTACCCCAAAGCCATGACGCCCGGCTGCACCACGCAGGCTTGCGGCATTCGTGATACTCGCGCCGAATTTGAACAGCGCAATACGGTGGTATTGGGTGTGAGTCCGGACGCGCCAAAACGCTTGCTGAAATTCATCGAAAAAGAAAACCTGAATTTTGACCTGCTGAGCGACGAAGATTTGGCACTCTGCAACGCCTATGGCGTTTGGGGTCTGAAGAAGTTTATGGGTAAAGAATACGACGGCGTACACCGCGTGACCTATGTGATTGATGAGCAGGGTATCATCCGCCATGTGATGGGCAAAGTCACCACCAAGTCACACCACGATGACGTACTCAAGGTGGTGGATAGCCTGTGA